The Littorina saxatilis isolate snail1 linkage group LG15, US_GU_Lsax_2.0, whole genome shotgun sequence genome contains a region encoding:
- the LOC138949499 gene encoding uncharacterized protein isoform X2, producing MATKRFASHTGEEIETKKKLLTPANTNKATDVAVKTLRSYLAETGQEVSFEMFPDEHLNQVLAHFYIDARNETGGHYKSTTLSSLRYGISRFLKEKKNIDILRDSSFKGANVSFGTAMRELKQMGKGEITHYPEINGDDLQKMYNHMLFSSDTPHGLANKVQMDIRLYFCRRGEENMTKMSKKTFKIMEDEFGRKFVTKVEDELMKNRRQNDKEIFSGIMPEIPGSLLCPVKTFDKYIKKLHPGCERLWQRPRDSFGAQDQVWFYNAPIGKHKLATFMSDLSEKCDLSERYTNHSIRTSTITMLARANFPAGHIMAVSGHKSVSSLAQYQRVSNRDKGHMAHCLSAAIHGNNPALQQPKQNRPSATVTSSEAPGDMFAESDLHTRSLPSTRAASLTAAEHQLPLPVRSLPSTRAASLTAAEHQPLLVRDDDIISQEIGGVDLDELFGEFDLPPTTPVHLVSQQQQQNQAQPFIFNNCSFSNVQFVMRK from the exons ATGGCGACGAAAAGATTTGCATCCCATACTGGCGAAGAAATTGAGACAAAGAAAAAATTGCTCACGCCCGCAAACACTAACAAGGCCACTGATGTAGCTGTAAAAACGCTGCGATCCTACCTGGCTGAAACGGGACAAGAAGTTTCCTTCGAGATGTTCCCCGATGAGCATCTCAATCAGGTACTAGCCCATTTCTACATTGACGCGAGAAATGAGACGGGGGGCCATTACAAAAGTACCACTTTGTCCTCCCTGCGTTATGGGATCAGCCGtttcttaaaagaaaagaagaacattgACATCCTCAGGGACAGCTCTTTTAAAGGAGCGAACGTGAGCTTTGGAACAGCGATGCGAGAGCTGAAGCAGATGGGAAAAGGTGAGATCACACACTATCCCGAAATCAATGGAGATGACCTGCAAAAAATGTACAACCACATGTTGTTTTCCTCAGACACCCCTCATGGACTTGCAAACAAAGTCCAAATGGACATTCGACTGTATTTTTGCAGGCGAGGTGAAGAAAACATGACAAAAATGTCCAAAAAAACCTTCAAAATTATGGAAGATGAATTTGGACGTAAATTTGTCACGAAAGTTGAAGACGAACTCATGAAAAACAGACGACAAAATGACAAGGAAATATTTTCCGGTATCATGCCAGAGATCCCAGGTTCTCTGTTATGTCCCGTCAAAACTTTTGACAAGTACATCAAGAAGCTCCACCCTGGCTGTGAAAGGCTTTGGCAGCGACCCAGAGATTCTTTTggagcacaagaccaagtatgGTTTTATAATGCGCCAATTGGGAAGCACAAGCTAGCAACCTTCATGAGCGATCTGTCGGAGAAATGTGACCTGTCCGAGAGATACACAAACCACAGTATCAGGACCTCTACCATCACCATGCTGGCAAGGGCCAATTTTCCAGCTGGCCACATCATGGCAGTCTCCGGCCACAAGAGCGTCTCCAGCCTGGCCCAGTACCAGCGTGTTAGCAACCGCGACAAAGGTCACATGGCCCACTGCTTAAGTGCAGCCATCCATGGCAACAACCCTGCTCTACAACAACCAAAGCAAAACAG GCCATCTGCTACTGTCACAAGTTCTGAAGCACCAGGTGACATGTTTGCTGAATCAGACCTACACACAAG ATCCTTGCCATCTACAAGAGCAGCCTCCTTGACTGCAGCAGAGCACCAACTACCACTACCAGTCAG ATCCTTGCCATCTACAAGAGCAGCCTCCTTGACTGCAGCAGAGCACCAACCACTACTAGTCAG AGATGATGACATCATTTCACAGGAAATTGGAGGGGTTGACCTGGACGAACTCTTCGGGGAGTTTGACTTGCCTCCAACAACCCCGGTTCACCTTGTTtctcaacagcagcaacagaacCAAGCTCAGCCTTTTATTTTCAACAACTGCTCTTTTTCAAATGTGCAGTTTGTCATGAGAAAATAA
- the LOC138949499 gene encoding uncharacterized protein isoform X1 encodes MATKRFASHTGEEIETKKKLLTPANTNKATDVAVKTLRSYLAETGQEVSFEMFPDEHLNQVLAHFYIDARNETGGHYKSTTLSSLRYGISRFLKEKKNIDILRDSSFKGANVSFGTAMRELKQMGKGEITHYPEINGDDLQKMYNHMLFSSDTPHGLANKVQMDIRLYFCRRGEENMTKMSKKTFKIMEDEFGRKFVTKVEDELMKNRRQNDKEIFSGIMPEIPGSLLCPVKTFDKYIKKLHPGCERLWQRPRDSFGAQDQVWFYNAPIGKHKLATFMSDLSEKCDLSERYTNHSIRTSTITMLARANFPAGHIMAVSGHKSVSSLAQYQRVSNRDKGHMAHCLSAAIHGNNPALQQPKQNRPSATVTSSEAPGDMFAESDLHTRSLPSTRAASLTAAEHQLPLPVRSLPSTRAASLTAAEHQLPLPVRSLPSTRAASLTAAEHQPLLVRDDDIISQEIGGVDLDELFGEFDLPPTTPVHLVSQQQQQNQAQPFIFNNCSFSNVQFVMRK; translated from the exons ATGGCGACGAAAAGATTTGCATCCCATACTGGCGAAGAAATTGAGACAAAGAAAAAATTGCTCACGCCCGCAAACACTAACAAGGCCACTGATGTAGCTGTAAAAACGCTGCGATCCTACCTGGCTGAAACGGGACAAGAAGTTTCCTTCGAGATGTTCCCCGATGAGCATCTCAATCAGGTACTAGCCCATTTCTACATTGACGCGAGAAATGAGACGGGGGGCCATTACAAAAGTACCACTTTGTCCTCCCTGCGTTATGGGATCAGCCGtttcttaaaagaaaagaagaacattgACATCCTCAGGGACAGCTCTTTTAAAGGAGCGAACGTGAGCTTTGGAACAGCGATGCGAGAGCTGAAGCAGATGGGAAAAGGTGAGATCACACACTATCCCGAAATCAATGGAGATGACCTGCAAAAAATGTACAACCACATGTTGTTTTCCTCAGACACCCCTCATGGACTTGCAAACAAAGTCCAAATGGACATTCGACTGTATTTTTGCAGGCGAGGTGAAGAAAACATGACAAAAATGTCCAAAAAAACCTTCAAAATTATGGAAGATGAATTTGGACGTAAATTTGTCACGAAAGTTGAAGACGAACTCATGAAAAACAGACGACAAAATGACAAGGAAATATTTTCCGGTATCATGCCAGAGATCCCAGGTTCTCTGTTATGTCCCGTCAAAACTTTTGACAAGTACATCAAGAAGCTCCACCCTGGCTGTGAAAGGCTTTGGCAGCGACCCAGAGATTCTTTTggagcacaagaccaagtatgGTTTTATAATGCGCCAATTGGGAAGCACAAGCTAGCAACCTTCATGAGCGATCTGTCGGAGAAATGTGACCTGTCCGAGAGATACACAAACCACAGTATCAGGACCTCTACCATCACCATGCTGGCAAGGGCCAATTTTCCAGCTGGCCACATCATGGCAGTCTCCGGCCACAAGAGCGTCTCCAGCCTGGCCCAGTACCAGCGTGTTAGCAACCGCGACAAAGGTCACATGGCCCACTGCTTAAGTGCAGCCATCCATGGCAACAACCCTGCTCTACAACAACCAAAGCAAAACAG GCCATCTGCTACTGTCACAAGTTCTGAAGCACCAGGTGACATGTTTGCTGAATCAGACCTACACACAAG ATCCTTGCCATCTACAAGAGCAGCCTCCTTGACTGCAGCAGAGCACCAACTACCACTACCAGTCAG ATCCTTGCCATCTACAAGAGCAGCCTCCTTGACTGCAGCAGAGCACCAACTACCACTACCAGTCAG ATCCTTGCCATCTACAAGAGCAGCCTCCTTGACTGCAGCAGAGCACCAACCACTACTAGTCAG AGATGATGACATCATTTCACAGGAAATTGGAGGGGTTGACCTGGACGAACTCTTCGGGGAGTTTGACTTGCCTCCAACAACCCCGGTTCACCTTGTTtctcaacagcagcaacagaacCAAGCTCAGCCTTTTATTTTCAACAACTGCTCTTTTTCAAATGTGCAGTTTGTCATGAGAAAATAA